In Arthrobacter citreus, a single genomic region encodes these proteins:
- a CDS encoding glycosyltransferase: MGVQPKILVVTSSFGNGHKQVSNALKSEFEQVNFKDVTIIDIYKEAYPTINVFAKSIHLQLFQHAQTIYKWFFYGTEKLFSTVIFDRLLELCGRKIKSILQNEMPDIIITTFPVGSVAKWKKYSSHPCKLFTVVTDYYIHRSWIHNEIDRYYIATEGLIQQMVNLGVSLSKIFVSGIPLRQEFKEVDVLNEQSSISKSKHQILIVAGAVGILKDVEKMAKQLLIDTKLNLTVVCGYNRILYNKLINLKEVYEERLQVFGYVNDIRNLYRKSDLLITKPGGITLSESIACSLPTILYKPTPGQEKENSRIFENAGASVTVKSIQELTFYINRILFKANCLEQMKYSLTTLNKGFSSQLIVNDIFSSISKNFNKRLS; encoded by the coding sequence ATGGGAGTGCAGCCTAAAATACTTGTAGTTACATCAAGTTTTGGAAACGGGCATAAGCAAGTATCAAATGCGTTAAAAAGTGAATTTGAACAAGTTAACTTTAAGGACGTTACAATTATAGATATATACAAAGAAGCATATCCAACAATAAATGTTTTCGCTAAAAGTATCCATTTACAATTATTCCAACATGCTCAAACAATTTATAAATGGTTCTTTTATGGGACAGAAAAATTATTTAGCACAGTTATTTTTGACAGGTTATTGGAATTATGTGGGAGGAAAATAAAAAGTATTCTCCAAAACGAGATGCCAGATATTATTATAACTACATTTCCTGTTGGATCAGTTGCGAAATGGAAAAAGTATTCTTCCCATCCATGTAAATTATTTACAGTTGTTACCGATTATTATATTCACCGATCATGGATTCATAATGAAATTGATCGCTACTATATTGCAACAGAAGGCTTAATTCAGCAAATGGTGAATCTAGGTGTATCTTTATCAAAAATATTTGTAAGTGGTATTCCACTCCGACAAGAATTTAAAGAAGTGGATGTTTTAAACGAACAATCAAGTATATCTAAGTCTAAGCATCAAATTTTAATAGTTGCTGGGGCAGTTGGAATATTAAAAGATGTTGAAAAAATGGCCAAGCAGTTACTGATTGATACAAAACTTAATCTTACAGTTGTTTGTGGCTATAATCGAATTCTTTATAATAAATTAATTAATTTGAAAGAAGTATATGAAGAGCGGTTACAAGTATTTGGTTATGTAAACGATATTCGTAATTTATATAGAAAATCTGACTTGTTAATTACTAAGCCTGGTGGAATCACATTATCGGAAAGCATTGCTTGTAGTTTACCGACAATCCTATACAAACCAACACCTGGTCAGGAGAAAGAAAATTCACGAATTTTCGAAAATGCTGGAGCTTCTGTAACAGTAAAATCAATTCAAGAATTAACATTTTATATTAATCGAATTCTTTTTAAGGCAAATTGTTTGGAACAGATGAAATATTCATTAACGACATTAAATAAAGGATTTAGTTCACAGTTAATTGTTAATGATATTTTCAGTTCAATTTCCAAAAATTTTAATAAAAGGCTGTCCTAA